In the Terriglobales bacterium genome, ATACGCGGTCGCGCCCGGCGGGTTGGTGATCGAGACCCGGAAGTCCGCCGGCATCTCCTTGACCGAGCCGGCCGCGGCGGTGGCTCCGTCCAGGCTGCCCTTCACCCACTTGCCGGCCGAGTTCTTCACCCAGCCGTACCCGATGTGGTTCTGGATGGCGTAAATCAGTTCCACGTAGCCGAAGGCGCCTTCCTGCTGCCGGATCATCCCGGCCACGCCCTCGTTGCCCTTGGCTCCCAGGCCCACCGGCCACTTCACCGAGGTGCCTTTGCCCACCTGGTTCTTCCACTCCTCGCTCACCTTGCTGAGATAGTCGGTGAAGATGTAGTTGGTGCCGCTGCCGTCGGAGCGGTGCACCACCACGATGGGCGTGTCGGGGAACTTCACCCCCGGGTTGTCCTTGGCGATGGCGGGGTCGTTCCAGTTGCTGATCTTGCCCAGACAGATGTTGGCGATCACTTCCGGGCTGAAGCGCAAGTCCGCCGTGACGCCCGGCACGTTGTAGGCCGGCACCACCGCGCCCAGCACCGTGGGGATGTGGAAGATGGGGGTCTTGGCCTGGCCCAGTTGCTCGTCGGTCATGGGGCCGTCGCTGGCTCCGAAGTCCACCGTGCCCTCCAGCACCTGGCGGATGCCGCCGCCGCTTCCGATGGACTGGTAGTTGATGGCCACGTTGGGATGCTGATTGTGATACTCGTTGAACCACTTGGAATAGATGGGATAGGGGAAGGTCGCGCCCGCCGCGTTCAGGTTCTGGGCCGTCGCCGCCGCCGTCACACCCACCATCAGGAACGCCAGGAGCAGGATTTTCCGGATCAACGTAGTTCCTCCTTAAGAAACGTGTCGCGTGAGTTGTATCTGCGGGGTGTTACAGAACGATTACAGGGAGGTGAAATCTCTGTAAAAGGCCGGGGAGTGGATGTCGGGACGCCGCTGCGGAGGCGCCGGCGAGACTGGGAGGAGCGGCCGCCGCTAGGCGCGGCGCGGCTGCTGCTCCCGCAGCCAGCGCAGGTAGAGCTGCTCCGAGGACTGATTCTGGGAGCG is a window encoding:
- the pstS gene encoding phosphate ABC transporter substrate-binding protein PstS produces the protein MIRKILLLAFLMVGVTAAATAQNLNAAGATFPYPIYSKWFNEYHNQHPNVAINYQSIGSGGGIRQVLEGTVDFGASDGPMTDEQLGQAKTPIFHIPTVLGAVVPAYNVPGVTADLRFSPEVIANICLGKISNWNDPAIAKDNPGVKFPDTPIVVVHRSDGSGTNYIFTDYLSKVSEEWKNQVGKGTSVKWPVGLGAKGNEGVAGMIRQQEGAFGYVELIYAIQNHIGYGWVKNSAGKWVKGSLDGATAAAGSVKEMPADFRVSITNPPGATAYPIASFTWLLIPSSFQDHAKGQAVVDFLNWMLDKGEPMTTSLDYAPLPKNVAAKVRARIKEIKY